From Bradyrhizobium sp. NDS-1, the proteins below share one genomic window:
- a CDS encoding GNAT family N-acetyltransferase, with product MNKLTNSFDIVIEQSFDFLSPDYAELFDRSTATAFQHPIWLHCLYTRLAPEAGAAPLVVVVRHRATGALAMVLPLLRIRRGPIRTVEFADLRVSDYLAPVCSPELFSQLLDDAAACAEIRRLVRPFDLLRMTKLPDGRLPIENLLAAPRRATMDTNAYATVLVAPFEQWRTSTIDRSYQKELAKKYRQLQKKGVLSFSCCNDSPSVLEALEVMKKFRGPRFQAQGDGDLLQRPEYFGFYSDVALRGLGAFVRLYAMTMDGEVIAAVLGLCHRDSFLVIMSAFDIAGYKSQSLGALMFEQVARDCIERGDQMLDFTIGDEPYKKLFGGQPSPMWAVTKAGSTVGAAALFALKQAPWLKLAAKRLSDLRLLPARTPTPTR from the coding sequence ATGAACAAGCTTACCAACAGTTTCGACATCGTCATCGAGCAGTCGTTCGACTTTCTGTCTCCGGACTATGCCGAGCTGTTTGATCGCTCGACAGCCACCGCGTTCCAGCACCCGATCTGGCTGCACTGCCTCTACACCAGGCTCGCGCCGGAAGCGGGCGCGGCACCTCTGGTCGTCGTGGTCCGCCACCGTGCGACGGGAGCGCTTGCGATGGTGCTGCCGCTGCTCCGGATCCGGCGCGGTCCGATCCGAACCGTCGAGTTCGCCGACCTGCGGGTCTCCGACTATCTGGCGCCGGTCTGCAGCCCGGAATTGTTTTCGCAACTGCTCGACGACGCGGCTGCATGCGCGGAGATACGGCGCCTCGTTCGTCCATTCGATCTGCTCCGAATGACCAAGTTGCCCGACGGGCGGCTTCCGATCGAGAACCTGCTGGCTGCACCGCGCCGCGCGACGATGGACACCAACGCCTACGCGACGGTACTCGTCGCTCCGTTCGAGCAATGGCGGACGAGTACGATCGATCGCTCCTATCAGAAGGAGCTCGCAAAGAAATATCGTCAGCTCCAGAAGAAGGGCGTGCTGAGCTTCTCATGCTGCAACGACAGCCCCTCCGTGCTCGAGGCGCTGGAGGTGATGAAGAAGTTTCGCGGCCCACGCTTTCAGGCGCAAGGCGACGGTGATCTGCTCCAGCGTCCCGAATATTTCGGCTTCTATTCCGACGTGGCCCTTCGCGGTCTCGGCGCCTTTGTGCGTCTCTACGCCATGACGATGGACGGCGAAGTGATCGCCGCGGTGCTCGGACTGTGCCACCGGGACAGCTTCCTCGTCATCATGAGCGCCTTCGACATTGCCGGGTACAAGAGCCAGTCCTTGGGCGCGCTGATGTTCGAGCAGGTGGCGCGGGATTGTATCGAGCGCGGGGACCAGATGCTCGATTTCACCATCGGTGACGAGCCATACAAGAAATTGTTCGGCGGACAGCCTTCGCCAATGTGGGCCGTCACGAAGGCCGGCAGCACCGTAGGCGCCGCCGCCCTTTTCGCGCTGAAGCAGGCTCCCTGGCTCAAGCTGGCGGCCAAGCGGCTATCGGATCTGAGGCTGCTGCCCGCCCGCACCCCGACGCCCACGCGCTGA
- a CDS encoding FAD-dependent oxidoreductase yields the protein MTADRTVTEPIAADIAIVGGGLAGSLAAAVLARVGHRIALIDKRAVYPDEFRVEKIGGPQLAMLRKLGFLNALETIACRYDRVLNIREGKVVDVSVGQAYGFPYADLVAMARSQLPDPSGLIVDEVIAISSSDDVQHLELASGRRVTARLVVLATGMAGALGYKLGIRRRVLAERHSVSFGFTIARQDGSPFDFEALTCYGERTADGIDYLSLFPVRAGMRANLFMFRDPTDPIMRELRREPEATLLRLLPGLRPYLGDFRVIDRVRNWVMDLTVVEGHLQPGIVLIGDAYQTNCPAAGTGVARLLVDVDRLCTEHAPRWLMTPGMGREKIAQFYSDRDKIAADQQSLKMARFREALTSRNDIGWDVRRRLHFLRRSLAHRVDQMHPGWLGRVRGALRA from the coding sequence ATGACGGCGGACAGAACTGTGACCGAGCCGATCGCTGCAGACATCGCGATCGTCGGCGGCGGCCTTGCGGGATCGCTTGCGGCGGCCGTGCTGGCGCGGGTAGGGCATCGCATCGCCCTGATCGACAAGCGGGCGGTCTATCCGGACGAGTTCCGCGTCGAAAAGATCGGCGGCCCCCAGTTGGCGATGCTCCGCAAGCTGGGCTTCCTCAATGCGCTGGAGACTATCGCTTGTCGATATGATCGGGTGCTCAATATCCGGGAAGGCAAGGTTGTGGATGTCAGCGTCGGCCAGGCCTATGGATTTCCCTATGCCGACCTCGTTGCCATGGCGCGCAGCCAGCTACCGGATCCATCCGGCCTGATCGTCGACGAGGTCATCGCGATCAGCAGCAGCGACGACGTCCAGCATCTCGAACTGGCCTCCGGACGGCGCGTGACCGCGCGCCTTGTCGTTCTGGCCACGGGCATGGCGGGAGCTCTCGGCTACAAACTCGGGATCAGGCGGCGCGTGCTGGCCGAGCGCCATTCGGTTTCGTTCGGCTTCACGATTGCCCGGCAGGACGGTAGCCCGTTCGATTTCGAGGCCCTGACCTGCTATGGCGAGCGCACGGCTGACGGCATCGACTATCTCAGCCTGTTTCCCGTCCGCGCCGGCATGCGGGCCAATCTCTTTATGTTCCGCGACCCGACCGATCCGATCATGCGCGAGCTGCGCCGCGAACCGGAAGCGACATTGTTGCGCCTGCTGCCGGGATTGCGGCCCTATCTCGGCGATTTCCGCGTCATCGACCGGGTCCGGAACTGGGTGATGGATCTGACCGTCGTCGAGGGACATCTCCAACCCGGAATCGTGCTCATCGGCGATGCATACCAGACCAATTGTCCCGCCGCCGGCACGGGCGTCGCGCGCCTGCTGGTGGACGTCGATCGTCTTTGCACCGAACATGCGCCGCGATGGCTCATGACGCCAGGCATGGGCCGGGAGAAGATTGCCCAGTTCTATTCCGATCGCGACAAGATCGCGGCGGACCAGCAGTCCCTGAAGATGGCACGCTTTCGTGAGGCCCTGACGTCCCGCAACGATATCGGCTGGGATGTCCGGCGGCGGCTGCACTTCCTGCGGCGCAGCCTCGCCCATCGCGTCGATCAGATGCATCCGGGCTGGCTTGGACGTGTTCGCGGCGCGCTGCGCGCCTGA
- a CDS encoding lipopolysaccharide biosynthesis protein has protein sequence MIGSILQFLRRDVTRGVVGTILLKVGSGVLAFALFSLAARTMSPDGFGIFATWLSVAQIAAVVGLVGQESLLVRFLNEYQVGDRPDLTKGVLLSSFKIASVAMLIVIAGIAIVANMRGDWWLLILAVSAYTAVNAGVMLGSQVARSLVSILMGEGNREFFWRVIVVLFLLAVLLAHRQLDPAELFAVMAIAMSISLTAQIISVARVLPNLRGTAARSETSRWRSSALHFWLASILEVANQYFDVILVYWLLDPATAGIYFAASRLANIFAMVSAALYTFGARRLPSLYFSKNHREFERTLRLMAEVTALCVAAGLATVWIGGPYLLNLFGPHFTEQHSVLIVLAIGTAIQAAGGPAAAILQLTGHERIYVPVVAANVALRFAGFLILIPWLGVLGAAVSATVSLALATIALNVLCRRRTGVDPSILVLLRFSAMKRGNYAVGGADTRD, from the coding sequence ATGATCGGATCCATCCTCCAGTTCCTGCGGCGTGACGTCACGCGTGGTGTCGTCGGCACCATCCTCCTCAAGGTTGGCAGCGGCGTGCTGGCGTTTGCGTTGTTTTCGCTGGCGGCACGGACGATGTCGCCAGATGGCTTCGGCATCTTCGCGACCTGGCTTTCGGTTGCCCAGATCGCCGCCGTCGTGGGACTGGTCGGCCAGGAATCGCTGCTGGTGCGCTTCCTGAACGAGTATCAGGTCGGCGACAGGCCGGACCTCACCAAAGGTGTCCTGCTGTCGAGCTTCAAGATTGCCTCGGTCGCCATGCTGATCGTGATCGCCGGGATTGCCATCGTGGCGAACATGAGAGGCGACTGGTGGCTGCTCATCCTTGCGGTGTCGGCCTACACCGCCGTGAATGCCGGAGTGATGCTCGGCAGCCAGGTCGCACGTTCGCTGGTCAGCATCCTCATGGGCGAAGGAAATCGCGAGTTCTTCTGGCGGGTCATCGTCGTCCTGTTTCTGCTCGCCGTGCTGCTCGCGCACCGGCAACTCGATCCCGCCGAGTTGTTCGCGGTGATGGCCATTGCCATGTCGATCAGCCTGACTGCGCAGATCATATCGGTCGCCCGCGTGCTGCCGAATCTGCGCGGCACGGCGGCGCGTTCCGAAACGTCGCGCTGGCGGTCGAGCGCCCTTCACTTCTGGCTCGCATCCATCCTGGAGGTCGCAAACCAGTATTTCGACGTCATCCTGGTCTACTGGCTGCTGGATCCGGCGACCGCCGGAATCTACTTTGCCGCCTCCCGCCTCGCCAACATCTTCGCGATGGTGTCCGCGGCGCTTTACACGTTCGGCGCACGCCGGCTCCCCTCGCTCTATTTCAGCAAGAACCATCGGGAGTTCGAGCGAACCCTGCGGTTGATGGCGGAAGTGACCGCGCTTTGCGTGGCCGCCGGGCTCGCCACGGTCTGGATCGGCGGTCCTTATCTCCTCAACCTGTTCGGGCCCCATTTCACCGAGCAGCATTCGGTCTTGATCGTGCTTGCGATCGGAACGGCCATCCAGGCCGCCGGCGGCCCGGCCGCTGCGATCCTGCAGCTGACCGGCCATGAACGAATCTATGTTCCCGTCGTTGCCGCCAACGTCGCGCTGCGCTTCGCGGGATTTCTCATCCTCATTCCCTGGCTCGGCGTGCTCGGCGCGGCGGTTTCGGCCACAGTGTCGCTGGCGCTCGCCACCATTGCCCTGAACGTCCTCTGCCGCCGGCGCACGGGGGTGGATCCTTCGATCCTCGTGCTGTTGCGCTTCAGCGCCATGAAACGCGGCAATTATGCAGTCGGCGGCGCCGACACCCGTGACTAG
- a CDS encoding glycosyltransferase family 4 protein yields MLHYQPNKELGETTATAPAQPDGGGPKLHVLLAQTQAENAGAQEISRLLGAGLTARGYRVTNLFFFRKSDSFDEPPDTLYCAPSRPGNPVALLRMLWTLGRHISTVRPDAVLTFQHFGNVIGASVTRLVSRAPVIANQVSSALAMSRPVRTADIVMGSVGFFDRITLNSHDMEREYSRYPAAYRSRMVHVPHGFDDKALTLSKETAREKFNLPPDRVLLGCAARLHPHKRLDMAIRLLPDQPSWHLALAGQGADEARLRLLANELKVSDRLHFLGEIPPSRMADFLACLDVFVFPTQAETFGLAAVEAANAGVPSVVTDLPVLREVLSYEGRPTALFVDASDHAKLAAAVSRLLTDQHLSDELRQNAKGLRLRYSVDAMVEEYVRILSRVT; encoded by the coding sequence GTGCTCCACTATCAGCCGAACAAGGAATTGGGCGAGACGACCGCAACGGCACCCGCGCAGCCGGACGGCGGCGGACCAAAGCTGCACGTACTTCTCGCGCAAACCCAGGCCGAGAACGCCGGTGCGCAGGAGATCTCCAGGTTGCTCGGCGCCGGGCTGACCGCGCGCGGCTACCGCGTCACCAATCTGTTCTTCTTCCGCAAATCGGACTCCTTCGACGAGCCGCCGGATACGCTCTATTGCGCCCCGAGCCGGCCCGGCAATCCGGTGGCACTGCTGCGCATGCTGTGGACGCTCGGCCGTCATATCAGCACCGTCAGACCCGACGCCGTCCTGACGTTCCAGCATTTCGGCAACGTCATCGGCGCCAGCGTGACGCGCCTCGTCAGCCGCGCGCCTGTCATCGCCAATCAGGTTTCATCCGCGTTGGCGATGAGCCGACCGGTCCGCACCGCCGACATCGTCATGGGCAGTGTCGGCTTCTTCGACCGCATCACGCTCAATTCGCACGACATGGAGCGCGAATATTCGCGTTACCCCGCGGCCTACCGGTCGCGCATGGTGCATGTGCCGCACGGCTTCGACGACAAGGCCCTCACCCTGTCGAAGGAGACTGCACGAGAGAAATTCAATCTGCCGCCGGATCGCGTCCTGCTCGGCTGCGCGGCACGGCTGCATCCGCACAAGCGGCTCGACATGGCGATACGTCTGCTGCCGGATCAACCGTCATGGCACCTCGCTCTCGCCGGCCAGGGCGCCGACGAGGCCCGGCTGAGGCTGCTGGCGAACGAATTGAAGGTATCGGACAGGCTGCATTTTCTCGGGGAAATTCCCCCCAGCCGAATGGCGGATTTTCTGGCCTGCCTGGACGTGTTTGTATTCCCGACCCAGGCGGAAACCTTCGGCCTGGCCGCAGTCGAGGCTGCAAACGCCGGCGTTCCCTCCGTCGTGACGGATCTTCCCGTCCTGCGCGAAGTGTTGTCCTACGAAGGAAGACCGACTGCACTCTTCGTCGACGCCTCCGATCATGCCAAGCTCGCGGCAGCCGTCTCCAGGCTGCTGACGGACCAGCATCTGAGCGATGAACTGCGACAAAATGCCAAAGGCCTCAGGTTGCGCTATTCGGTAGATGCCATGGTGGAGGAATACGTTCGAATTCTCAGCCGGGTT